A stretch of the Geovibrio thiophilus genome encodes the following:
- a CDS encoding TAXI family TRAP transporter solute-binding subunit — protein sequence MRKLTVLIAALFIVAAAVPVSFAKTTFVTIGTGGVTGVYYPTGGAISRMVNTKSKEYGIKATVESTGGSVYNVNAVLAGDLEFGIAQSDIQYKAFYGQDEWKDKGPQKKLRSVFSVHPETITLIASEASGIKDIMTLKDKRVNVGNPGSGQLQNSKDLFEAFGIKESDLKAEYIKAVEAPGLLQDERLDAFFYTVGHPNGNIKEATSGRIKVMIVPITGAPVDKLIAKYPYYAKAKISLKDYPTAINKTDIESVGVKATLVTSADVDANVVYAITKEVFDNFEEFKKIHPAFANLEKEELLQGLSAPIHPGALKYYKEAGLDKFIDKSLIQ from the coding sequence ATGAGGAAACTTACAGTTCTTATTGCGGCTCTTTTCATAGTCGCAGCAGCAGTTCCCGTTTCTTTCGCCAAAACTACTTTCGTTACGATAGGTACAGGCGGCGTTACCGGGGTTTACTATCCCACAGGCGGAGCAATCAGCCGCATGGTAAACACAAAGTCAAAAGAATACGGCATCAAAGCCACTGTTGAATCAACAGGCGGTTCAGTTTACAACGTCAACGCCGTCCTCGCAGGAGACCTTGAGTTCGGCATCGCCCAGTCAGACATTCAATATAAAGCATTCTACGGACAGGATGAATGGAAAGACAAAGGACCTCAGAAAAAACTCAGATCCGTTTTCTCCGTTCACCCCGAAACAATCACCCTCATTGCTTCAGAGGCAAGCGGTATCAAAGACATAATGACCCTCAAAGACAAAAGAGTAAATGTGGGCAACCCCGGTTCCGGTCAGCTCCAGAACTCCAAAGACCTTTTTGAAGCCTTCGGGATTAAGGAAAGCGACCTCAAAGCGGAATATATCAAAGCTGTTGAAGCCCCCGGTCTTCTTCAGGATGAAAGGCTTGACGCTTTCTTCTACACAGTGGGACACCCCAACGGCAATATAAAGGAAGCTACCTCAGGCAGAATCAAGGTTATGATAGTGCCCATAACCGGCGCCCCCGTTGACAAGCTCATTGCCAAGTACCCATACTACGCGAAGGCTAAAATATCTCTTAAGGACTACCCCACCGCAATTAATAAAACAGATATTGAGAGCGTGGGCGTGAAGGCTACTCTCGTTACCTCGGCAGATGTGGACGCTAACGTGGTTTACGCCATCACCAAAGAGGTTTTCGATAACTTTGAAGAATTTAAGAAAATCCACCCTGCTTTCGCAAACCTTGAGAAAGAGGAACTGCTTCAGGGTCTTTCCGCTCCGATACATCCCGGCGCGCTTAAGTACTACAAAGAGGCGGGACTCGATAAGTTCATAGACAAGTCTCTTATCCAGTAA
- the mtnA gene encoding S-methyl-5-thioribose-1-phosphate isomerase — MNTSFKLPGTVEWKNGELYFLDQTLLPLEIISEKQENAEQVWDSIKRLKVRGAPAIGIAGAYGLAVGMRNKLRLSADGFLKELARCAEYLNSSRPTAVNLSWALKRIVGRVSESGLDSAEAMYRLLVTEAELIHAEDRAICEGIGRHGAGLIKEEAGVLTHCNAGSLATSGIGTATAPMYTAHAEGRRFRVFSDETRPLLQGARLTSWELQRAGLDVTLICDNMAASVMAKGWINLVIVGTDRVTANGDVANKIGTLGVAVMAKHFGIPFYVACPSSTVDLATACGADIEIEERDAEEVTSFGERRTAPENIKVCNPAFDVTPNELITGIITEKGIIKAPYGETLVRLFGK, encoded by the coding sequence ATGAATACTTCTTTTAAGCTGCCCGGAACCGTTGAATGGAAAAACGGTGAACTCTATTTCCTTGACCAAACCCTGCTCCCTCTTGAGATAATATCCGAGAAACAGGAAAACGCCGAACAGGTCTGGGACTCCATAAAAAGGCTCAAGGTCAGGGGGGCTCCGGCAATAGGCATAGCAGGGGCATACGGTCTTGCCGTAGGGATGAGGAATAAGCTTCGTCTTTCTGCGGACGGATTTCTGAAAGAGCTCGCCCGCTGCGCCGAATATCTTAATTCATCACGCCCTACCGCAGTTAACCTGAGCTGGGCGTTAAAGAGGATTGTCGGCAGAGTGAGCGAAAGCGGTCTGGACAGTGCGGAGGCGATGTACAGGCTCCTTGTGACCGAAGCGGAGCTCATACACGCCGAGGATCGCGCCATATGTGAGGGCATAGGCAGGCACGGCGCAGGACTGATTAAAGAAGAGGCAGGGGTGCTTACCCACTGTAACGCGGGCTCTCTTGCCACATCGGGTATAGGCACGGCAACCGCGCCGATGTATACAGCTCATGCTGAGGGGCGCAGGTTCAGGGTTTTTTCCGATGAGACACGACCGCTTCTTCAGGGCGCGCGACTTACGTCATGGGAGCTTCAGCGCGCAGGGCTCGATGTTACGCTGATATGCGACAATATGGCTGCCTCTGTAATGGCAAAGGGATGGATAAATCTTGTGATAGTCGGAACTGACAGGGTAACCGCCAACGGGGATGTCGCCAATAAAATAGGCACACTGGGTGTCGCTGTCATGGCGAAGCATTTCGGCATACCCTTCTATGTTGCCTGCCCTTCATCAACTGTGGATCTTGCCACCGCTTGCGGCGCTGATATTGAGATAGAAGAACGGGATGCCGAGGAAGTAACATCCTTCGGGGAGAGACGCACGGCACCCGAGAATATTAAGGTGTGTAATCCGGCTTTTGATGTAACGCCGAATGAACTGATAACCGGAATTATCACAGAGAAAGGCATTATAAAAGCTCCGTACGGAGAGACACTGGTAAGGCTGTTCGGAAAATAG
- a CDS encoding CBS domain-containing protein, with the protein MKIRDIMTTKVVTARPDETIKEVILRLRTNKISGLPVVNSSNKIVGVFSESDVMMALPDILNDADAIPLIDIKELTDNSVRMVMSEPRYTVSPDADVKEAARIMLEKYVHRLPVIENEELIGLVSLGDVLKALSR; encoded by the coding sequence TTGAAGATCAGAGACATAATGACAACAAAGGTCGTTACCGCAAGACCTGACGAGACGATAAAAGAGGTTATTCTACGCCTCAGAACAAACAAAATTTCGGGTCTTCCTGTTGTTAACAGCAGCAACAAAATAGTGGGTGTTTTCAGTGAGTCGGATGTTATGATGGCGCTGCCCGACATCCTTAACGATGCGGACGCCATTCCGCTCATCGACATCAAAGAACTTACGGACAATTCTGTCCGCATGGTTATGTCTGAGCCGAGATACACCGTGAGCCCTGATGCCGATGTTAAGGAAGCGGCAAGGATCATGCTTGAAAAATATGTCCATCGTCTTCCAGTAATAGAAAACGAAGAACTTATCGGGCTGGTTTCTCTCGGTGATGTACTGAAAGCTCTCTCACGCTGA
- a CDS encoding acyl-CoA synthetase: MSVYSRLTENCKNFQRHSLDKAEMDKIRSLSGDYEKLHDYLAKKYLVWEKEYTSLYWGEKQAPRFYENGTLCPLENILGKHLTTTKKNKAAIIWKGADHAQMVYTYQSLYSEIIKCASALKKLGLKKGDKVLLHLPNIPELIISMLACVKLGAVHIVYHTSYSTDSLADRINDCRPKVIITADGTVTANQNLKSKLDNALIISDHQPQYCIVVERVSKRVHMKPLRDIWFHDLISDEHYSIAKNHGQEYARAEDPMFMLYTSTNMKDPKALVFHTAGYLLWAYFSYLLMFDARDTDTFWCTADIAWITGHSYLVYGPLMAGETVLVFEDTIDMDNAHRFYDICDKFCVNKLYTRPSILKSLMNASQKKKKYMKLDTLELIATGGEKMTDDVREWTAKALGNYNAALFDIYSITETGGAIASAIPGYEECRPGTVAKPLPGVSVKIINSASGEILPEPGTQGALVLDKPMPSLCRTINNSYDTYKKIYWKSYNNNVFFKTGDSAEINSEGYLTLKGRLDDVLHLGGKRLSLIEIEEAIKTHDNVEDCAVVSIPDEKRGDALIAFCVLKKEIDESYHDTTVRELRERIIEEIGEIALPSEIRFTRTLPKSPDGVILRDLLKDIAMQM, encoded by the coding sequence ATGTCCGTTTATTCCAGACTGACAGAAAACTGCAAAAATTTTCAGAGACATTCCCTTGATAAAGCAGAGATGGATAAAATACGCTCCCTCAGCGGAGACTACGAAAAACTCCATGATTATCTGGCGAAGAAATATCTTGTTTGGGAAAAGGAATACACCTCCCTGTACTGGGGAGAGAAGCAAGCGCCGAGATTTTACGAAAACGGAACCCTCTGCCCGCTTGAAAATATTCTGGGTAAGCACCTGACGACAACGAAGAAAAACAAAGCAGCTATAATATGGAAAGGCGCCGACCACGCTCAGATGGTATACACATACCAGTCACTTTACTCCGAAATAATAAAATGCGCCTCCGCGCTGAAAAAACTCGGACTGAAAAAGGGGGACAAAGTTCTTCTGCATCTGCCGAACATACCCGAGCTTATCATTTCCATGCTCGCCTGTGTCAAACTGGGCGCGGTGCACATTGTTTATCACACAAGCTACTCCACAGACTCTCTTGCGGACAGAATAAACGACTGCCGTCCGAAGGTAATAATCACGGCGGACGGAACGGTAACAGCCAATCAGAACCTGAAAAGCAAACTGGACAACGCCCTCATCATATCGGATCATCAGCCTCAGTACTGCATAGTTGTTGAGCGGGTATCAAAAAGGGTACACATGAAACCGCTGAGAGACATCTGGTTCCATGATCTGATAAGCGATGAGCACTACTCCATAGCCAAAAACCATGGACAGGAATACGCGCGGGCGGAAGACCCGATGTTCATGCTGTATACCTCGACCAATATGAAAGACCCCAAAGCCCTTGTGTTCCATACCGCGGGCTATCTCCTTTGGGCGTATTTCTCTTATCTGCTGATGTTTGACGCGCGGGACACGGATACCTTCTGGTGCACGGCGGACATAGCGTGGATAACCGGACACTCCTACCTTGTGTACGGTCCGCTGATGGCGGGTGAAACTGTTCTGGTGTTTGAAGACACCATAGACATGGACAACGCACACAGATTTTACGATATATGCGATAAATTCTGCGTAAACAAACTCTACACCAGACCGTCGATATTGAAATCTCTTATGAACGCATCGCAGAAAAAGAAAAAGTATATGAAGCTGGACACCCTTGAGCTGATAGCCACCGGCGGTGAAAAAATGACCGACGATGTGAGAGAATGGACAGCAAAGGCGCTGGGTAATTATAACGCCGCCCTTTTCGACATATACTCTATTACCGAGACAGGAGGCGCTATTGCGTCAGCCATACCCGGTTATGAGGAATGCCGCCCGGGTACAGTGGCAAAGCCCCTTCCCGGAGTGTCTGTGAAAATTATAAACAGCGCCAGCGGTGAAATTCTCCCCGAACCGGGCACTCAGGGCGCTCTGGTTCTGGACAAGCCTATGCCTTCACTATGCAGAACTATAAATAATTCCTATGACACTTATAAAAAAATTTACTGGAAATCTTATAATAATAATGTATTCTTCAAAACAGGAGACTCCGCCGAAATCAATTCAGAGGGTTATCTCACCCTCAAAGGCAGGCTGGACGATGTTCTCCATCTGGGCGGTAAAAGGCTCAGCTTGATTGAGATTGAAGAAGCGATAAAAACACACGACAATGTTGAAGATTGCGCCGTGGTCAGCATTCCCGATGAGAAACGCGGGGATGCCCTTATTGCGTTCTGCGTTCTTAAAAAAGAGATAGACGAAAGTTACCACGACACCACTGTCAGAGAATTGAGAGAGCGGATTATTGAAGAAATCGGAGAAATCGCCCTGCCCAGTGAAATACGTTTCACAAGGACACTGCCGAAATCTCCCGACGGGGTAATTCTCCGCGATCTGCTTAAAGATATAGCAATGCAGATGTAA
- a CDS encoding DUF294 nucleotidyltransferase-like domain-containing protein: MSELKRLYECEPFKHIPAKAADELEALSETVVYPDGVVIFTQKSEPSGYLYFIQKGQVEITAETSEGVEMIVDYRKSGGFFGWSPIFTSESYAAGAKTTEATHCLLIPKEPLLSLAQQHPIISNYFSKAIYSQIRKLYREMTEHKSLDPMAQIEAYPFQKRLTEIMSRPVETCSLSTSVREIAMKMTEQDIAALVVCDGTGKMTGIITERDMVRKVLATDTENCLRHFTAKDVMTPEPYFMTPDTYMYEAATFMLRHSIRHLPILDGQNIVGIVSIQDLMKFRSQKSMLLVGSAKEAETIEELTRIRGEIVKVAKILLAENRSHVETMEILSYIHHSIIRRCFEVVLQSMVKEGHSVPPIKYTFIIMGSGGRKEMLLGPDQDNGFIFEDYPEELHEQVEAFFDPFAERLVSALADIGYHLCNGKVMVNNPSWRGRLSEWKERVSRWIRVPEPQRVRYSSIFFDFMPIIGEESLCASLRETVFQEIKANPLFLFQMMELDFKHKVPLNLIGRFITSGEKEHKGKLSLKENGSIFIVDCARMFTLQEGVHAVTTLDRLDVLLERRLFNKSTVENLKAAFESFTYLRLQNEINLIEQGESPSHYMDPDTLSEQEADLLKEAFKATSKLQDSTKRYFSKIIGR, translated from the coding sequence ATGAGCGAGCTTAAGAGACTTTACGAGTGCGAGCCCTTTAAACATATTCCCGCAAAAGCCGCGGATGAGCTTGAGGCGCTGTCCGAAACTGTTGTTTACCCCGACGGCGTCGTTATTTTCACTCAGAAGTCTGAGCCAAGCGGTTATCTTTATTTCATTCAAAAAGGTCAGGTGGAAATAACAGCGGAAACAAGCGAAGGCGTGGAGATGATTGTTGACTACCGGAAATCCGGAGGATTCTTCGGCTGGTCGCCCATATTCACAAGCGAGAGCTATGCCGCCGGAGCAAAAACCACGGAAGCCACTCATTGTCTGCTTATTCCGAAAGAGCCGCTGCTCAGTCTTGCCCAGCAGCACCCTATAATATCGAACTATTTCAGCAAAGCGATCTATTCGCAGATCAGAAAGCTCTATCGAGAAATGACGGAGCACAAATCCCTTGACCCCATGGCGCAGATTGAGGCTTACCCGTTTCAGAAGCGCCTGACTGAAATAATGTCCAGACCTGTCGAAACATGCTCCCTCTCAACCTCTGTGCGGGAAATAGCCATGAAGATGACCGAGCAGGACATAGCAGCCCTTGTGGTATGCGACGGAACGGGGAAGATGACGGGCATCATCACAGAGAGAGACATGGTGCGCAAGGTGCTTGCCACCGACACGGAAAACTGCCTGAGGCATTTTACAGCCAAAGACGTAATGACTCCTGAACCTTATTTCATGACACCGGACACTTATATGTATGAAGCGGCAACCTTCATGCTCCGCCACAGCATAAGACATCTGCCGATCCTTGACGGGCAGAATATTGTCGGCATAGTCTCCATTCAGGATCTGATGAAGTTCCGCAGCCAGAAATCAATGCTCCTCGTGGGCAGCGCAAAAGAGGCGGAAACGATTGAGGAGCTTACCCGCATAAGAGGCGAAATAGTCAAGGTCGCCAAGATACTTCTGGCCGAAAACCGCTCCCATGTGGAAACAATGGAGATACTCTCATACATTCACCACAGCATAATACGCCGCTGCTTTGAGGTGGTGCTTCAGTCTATGGTAAAAGAAGGTCACAGTGTTCCGCCGATAAAATACACCTTCATAATCATGGGCAGCGGAGGGCGTAAGGAGATGCTCCTCGGACCCGATCAGGACAACGGCTTCATATTTGAAGACTATCCGGAGGAGCTCCATGAACAGGTGGAGGCATTCTTCGACCCCTTCGCCGAAAGGCTGGTTTCTGCGCTTGCGGACATAGGCTATCACCTCTGCAACGGAAAGGTGATGGTGAACAACCCAAGCTGGCGCGGGCGGCTTTCGGAATGGAAGGAAAGAGTAAGCAGGTGGATACGTGTGCCCGAACCGCAGAGAGTACGCTATTCGTCCATATTTTTCGACTTCATGCCGATTATCGGTGAGGAATCGCTGTGCGCAAGCCTCAGGGAAACCGTTTTTCAGGAAATAAAAGCCAACCCTCTTTTCCTTTTCCAGATGATGGAGCTGGATTTCAAGCACAAGGTTCCCCTGAATCTCATCGGCAGATTCATAACCTCCGGCGAGAAGGAACACAAAGGCAAGCTATCCCTTAAGGAGAACGGCAGCATCTTTATAGTTGACTGCGCCCGCATGTTCACTCTTCAGGAGGGTGTGCACGCAGTCACAACCCTTGACAGGCTTGATGTTCTCCTTGAAAGGAGGCTGTTCAACAAATCTACCGTTGAGAACCTTAAGGCAGCCTTTGAGTCATTTACCTATCTGCGTCTTCAGAATGAGATAAACCTTATAGAACAGGGTGAGAGCCCCAGCCATTACATGGATCCCGACACCCTGAGCGAGCAGGAGGCGGATCTTCTCAAAGAGGCGTTTAAGGCGACAAGTAAGCTTCAGGATTCAACAAAGAGGTATTTCTCTAAAATAATAGGACGATAA
- a CDS encoding sodium:solute symporter family protein → MSLQATIYLVVGLTFALYIGIAFWARAGSTKEFYVAGGGVHPIMNGMATGADWMSAASFISMAGMIGYMGYGGALFLMGWTGGYVLLAMLLAPYLRKFGKFTVPDFFKARFYSDTATIVAVICLLVASTTYIIGQMTGVGVAFSRFLGVSNNVGVVVGMAIVFVYAVFGGMKGITYTQVAQYCVLILAYTIPAIFISFQLTGNPIPQLGLGSTFSGSDMHMLEKLDHIVNDLGFGKYTTALPGDRLNMFVYTVSLMIGTAGLPHVIIRFFTVPKVKDARSSAGWALVFIAILYTTAPAVAAMARLNLHATINTAVKSGGDVFAEEASVQYDSRPEWFKRWEVTGLLTYEDKNADGRIQYYNDKSKNAEFLAQAEAAGWQGNELSVNNDIMVLANPEIARLPNWVIALVAAGGLAAALSTAAGLLLAISSAVSHDLLKNMFMKDLTEKGELMAGRIAMAAAIVGAGYLGMNPPDFAAGTVAIAFGLAASSIFPALMMGIFSKTMNKQGAIAGMLAGLLATMFYVFAHTGIFYVKGTEFYALFGGKDFFFGISPNAFGAIGAVINFAVAFAVKNMTAPVPSHIAEMVESVRIPRGAGEATGGH, encoded by the coding sequence ATGAGTTTGCAAGCAACGATTTATCTGGTAGTCGGTTTAACATTCGCCCTTTACATAGGTATAGCATTCTGGGCGCGCGCCGGCAGTACTAAAGAGTTTTATGTAGCAGGCGGCGGCGTTCACCCCATCATGAACGGTATGGCGACCGGAGCGGACTGGATGTCTGCTGCGTCCTTCATCTCTATGGCGGGCATGATCGGCTATATGGGCTACGGCGGCGCTCTGTTCCTTATGGGCTGGACAGGAGGATATGTTCTCCTCGCTATGCTTCTGGCACCTTATCTCAGAAAGTTCGGAAAATTTACAGTACCTGATTTCTTTAAAGCACGTTTCTACTCCGACACAGCAACAATTGTGGCGGTAATTTGTCTTCTGGTAGCTTCAACCACGTATATTATCGGTCAGATGACCGGTGTCGGCGTGGCATTTTCCCGCTTTCTCGGTGTCTCCAATAACGTAGGTGTTGTAGTCGGTATGGCGATAGTTTTTGTTTACGCGGTTTTCGGCGGTATGAAAGGGATTACCTATACTCAGGTTGCCCAGTACTGCGTACTGATCCTCGCGTATACAATCCCCGCGATATTCATATCATTCCAGCTCACAGGCAACCCCATTCCTCAGCTCGGTCTCGGTTCAACTTTCAGCGGTTCAGACATGCACATGCTCGAAAAGCTTGACCACATCGTAAACGACCTCGGCTTCGGGAAGTACACAACCGCACTCCCCGGGGACAGGCTGAATATGTTTGTGTACACTGTTTCGCTGATGATCGGTACTGCGGGTCTGCCCCACGTTATTATCCGCTTCTTCACTGTTCCCAAGGTTAAGGACGCCCGCTCCTCAGCAGGCTGGGCGCTTGTTTTCATAGCGATCCTTTACACAACTGCCCCCGCAGTTGCGGCTATGGCTCGTCTTAACCTTCACGCCACAATCAACACAGCCGTTAAGTCCGGCGGCGATGTTTTCGCCGAAGAGGCAAGCGTTCAGTATGACAGCCGTCCCGAATGGTTCAAACGCTGGGAAGTTACAGGACTCCTCACGTATGAAGACAAAAACGCAGACGGACGCATCCAGTACTACAACGATAAATCAAAGAACGCTGAATTCCTCGCACAGGCAGAAGCAGCAGGCTGGCAGGGCAACGAACTCTCAGTTAACAACGATATTATGGTTCTCGCAAACCCTGAAATCGCAAGGCTCCCTAACTGGGTCATAGCACTTGTGGCGGCAGGCGGTCTTGCGGCGGCTCTCTCAACGGCTGCGGGTCTTCTCCTTGCTATATCATCCGCCGTTTCACATGACCTTCTGAAAAACATGTTCATGAAGGATCTCACAGAAAAAGGCGAGCTGATGGCAGGACGAATCGCAATGGCTGCGGCAATAGTCGGCGCAGGCTACCTCGGCATGAACCCGCCCGATTTCGCGGCAGGCACGGTGGCGATAGCGTTCGGTCTTGCGGCATCATCCATCTTCCCTGCTCTGATGATGGGAATATTCAGCAAAACAATGAACAAACAGGGCGCAATAGCGGGCATGCTCGCGGGTCTTCTCGCCACAATGTTCTATGTCTTTGCTCACACCGGAATATTCTACGTCAAAGGAACTGAATTTTATGCCCTCTTCGGCGGTAAGGACTTCTTCTTCGGAATATCTCCCAACGCCTTCGGAGCAATAGGCGCAGTTATCAACTTCGCAGTGGCTTTCGCTGTGAAGAACATGACAGCACCCGTTCCCTCTCATATAGCTGAGATGGTAGAAAGCGTACGTATCCCCAGAGGCGCCGGCGAAGCCACTGGCGGACACTGA
- a CDS encoding DUF4212 domain-containing protein: MEKSHELYWKKVLGLIRNVLIVWFLCSYGAGIMFASALDKIKLGGYPLGFWFAQQGSIYIFVALIFIYAKLMGKIDEEFDVEEK; encoded by the coding sequence ATGGAAAAGTCACATGAGCTTTACTGGAAAAAAGTATTAGGACTCATTCGCAACGTCCTGATCGTATGGTTCTTATGCTCTTACGGAGCAGGAATTATGTTCGCAAGCGCGCTGGACAAAATCAAACTCGGCGGTTATCCCCTCGGTTTCTGGTTTGCACAGCAGGGCTCCATCTATATCTTTGTCGCTCTCATCTTCATCTATGCAAAGCTGATGGGCAAAATTGACGAAGAATTTGATGTAGAAGAAAAGTAA